The Vibrio toranzoniae sequence GCAACACTTTTGGGATACATATTAGGGGCTCCTGCTGCCAACATATTATTGCGTTACTTTAGCGCAGGTCAGTTGATTCGTGCAGCCATGTTAGTAAGCAGTTTTAGTTACCTTAGCTGTGCAATGCAGGATGCACCTTTATCATGGTTTTATGCTTGGCGCACTTTAGCTGGTGTAGCCGGTGCTATGTTAATGGTTGTCGCCCCACCGGTTATTGTTCGTAAATTCAGTTCCGATGTAAAAACTAGAGTCAGCGGCGTCATATTTTCGGGCATCGGTATCGGCGCGATGTTATCGGGTACATTAATCCCAATACTGATTTATTTCAGCCTAATATCTGCTTGGATCGGAATGGGAGTCATAGCACTAGTAACGACTATGCTCACTTGGAATGCATGGAAAACCCAGCATAGCTCTTCAAAAGCGCACTATATTGACGCGTCTTTCTCTCAACTTTCGAGACCTAAATTAGTGAGCGTATTGCTTATTCTAATCGCGTATACCTTCGACGCCGTTGGGTATCTTCCTCACACCCTGTTTTGGGTCGATTACATTGTACGAGAACTAAACATGTCGTTTACTAGTGGCGGCTTGTTCTGGGCAACCTTCGGGATAGGCGCAGCCATTGGCCCACTGATTACCGGCATCCTAGGAGATAAGCTCGGCGTTAAAACCTCGCTCTGCATAGCATTTAGCTTAAAAGCACTAGGCGTAGCACTACCGCTATTAAGCTCCCACCCGGTTACCCTTGCTATTTCTTCATTATTGGTTGGTATTTTCACCCCGGGAACCGTAACGCTGATATCGACTTACACATTG is a genomic window containing:
- a CDS encoding YbfB/YjiJ family MFS transporter, with product MLNKNIVNQDSLAGMGATLIGNGIGRFAYIALMPALIQSGWFSESDASYLGVATLLGYILGAPAANILLRYFSAGQLIRAAMLVSSFSYLSCAMQDAPLSWFYAWRTLAGVAGAMLMVVAPPVIVRKFSSDVKTRVSGVIFSGIGIGAMLSGTLIPILIYFSLISAWIGMGVIALVTTMLTWNAWKTQHSSSKAHYIDASFSQLSRPKLVSVLLILIAYTFDAVGYLPHTLFWVDYIVRELNMSFTSGGLFWATFGIGAAIGPLITGILGDKLGVKTSLCIAFSLKALGVALPLLSSHPVTLAISSLLVGIFTPGTVTLISTYTLETVGYELHTKAWAGMTLSFAISQGVIGLLMAYYLNHAASYNLLFAISAIALTLSVVCILSTSTCPTSKSRFQSVK